The Engystomops pustulosus chromosome 3, aEngPut4.maternal, whole genome shotgun sequence region GACGATTGAGCAGTGTCCTAAAAGTGAAGTGCAAAAATTAAGGCTctaattgacagcaagcagaggttgtgAAAACCTTTGGGAAATTAATGCAGACAGGgtactggaatattttattacttCAACTCAAACAATGAACAAAATGTATAAATTTATTTGTTGAACTTCTAATACCTCTTTAAGGATTAAAAAACTGTATATTTCCAGATGTGTTATGTTCTTAATCTCGGGTCACTCAGGACAACCTGGCACTTACCATGGAAATATAACCATTTCCTGGAAACTAAGCAGACTgatacaatatatattttattgtaatatttCACGTTCATAATTATAAAATTAATGACCTCTGGAAAGTAAAATAAGAAAACTAATCTGTAGCCTGGTAAATGCTCTTAATACTGAGAGATCAGTTCCTAGGCaatgtctcttaaaggggttttcccacgaactgaagttaggccatatccacggGAAAACACATGGCAAGCTATAATCTTGTTGAGGGAGCCAATATTTGTAAAGAAAGAAAAGTTCCCTGTTTATGAAACTAGTTACATCTCTGATGTAGTATTGTAATACCAAGCTACGAATCCAAATTATATTACTACAACATAGCGGCCTCAAGTGTTATAATGACATTAAATGGAGTTATCCCTATAATTTGTATATAAAACTTTTCATTGTACAGTATACTGTAGAATACATTTACATTCCATGATAATAGAAATGGATCCTTAAGGGATtgtcagaatttaaaaaatgtattatcttATTGATCATCTATTCTTAGGGACTCCAACATCTAGCAGCCCTGCACACTTGATGTGTTCTCTTGTTTGTGTATTACAGGCCAATGATGTTACATACACGCATCCCTTAAAATATTTACCGTTCAATTCCCTTATAGAAAATGGGGCTCATCTGAAATATGAAGCACATCCACTGTATTATTTATGTGTCGGAGGAAGTGAAGATCACAGGATTCATTTTGTTGTTTATTTAATTAGcaaatcttggacaacccctttaaaaacagaaTTAATAAACAAAGTGCTTGTGGCCAAACCCCAAAAATTCTAACATTTCCGATAGGTCCCTATACATATTAGACAACATAACCTCTTGACAGACATGCATTCTCAGCCAAGCATTTACAGGCAGTTCTCAACTTAAGAAaacttgacttacagacaacccctagttacagacggacccctctgccccctgtgacctctggtaaagctctcttgGATGCATTACGTTAGCccctggctgcaatgatcaactgtatgaGGTCTGCAGTGAAGATTTTTTGTTAACCCTTGATCCCACCATTTAGAAAATCCTATTGCCACATAGAGCAAAACAtgatttggctggagttacacttacgaaatatagcagtgctgacttacatacaaattcaacttcagaacaaacctaaagaacctatcatgtacataATCCAGAGACAGTCTGTATTGATGGAGAGAGGATAGAAAGCTGTCGCCCGGCACGCTTAGTGACAGCTTACCACCCCAAATGCAAAAGCATCTGGCACCTTGGAATTTACTCACTCAACTCTTCACTCTCCGGACACTTTCAAACATAATCCATTAGATTCAGGGTGGGTATACAATAACTTTATACAATGAATAAGCTTTATTTACATACAGCAACAAAAACTTATAGGATTGTTCCACCAGAGGCTCACTCTGCTGACCATTATTGGTCCCTTTAATTAATATAGAATAAGAGTCTTTGATTGGTTGGACTTTGCTTTAAGAAGCAAAGTTTACCATCAGTCAATCCTGCTTTTAATCCGAGCACTCTAAGATGGTTACTAGCAAAGTCACAAGTCCTTGTAAGTGATACAAAAAATGCTATCTACAAAAAGATACTTACTTATCCTACTCAGCACAGTAGTGGGTGCATACATGAGGTCACCTGTAGTCATTGCCCCCAGCTTTTTCCCCCTTTTCATCTGGGACCCAGCGGTAGTTATCTGTTGCACTTGGCGGCTTCTCGCTCTCGTTTTTCTTTGCATTCCTCTTTCGGTGGCACAAGACCCCCCCAATGATAATCATGAGTAGTAATACAGCACAGGCACATATTATACTTATTAATAGCACTGGGATTTCGCTGCCCCCATGTGTACTTGTTACCTGATTAACTGAATTATTACCACCAAAAATGTCTGTCTCTGTGGGCATAGGTGTAGACTGTATTATCTGTCCTTGGGAATCTTCTGTTGGATGTATAACCATCGGGGTAGGCAGGTTAGTACTACTCCTGGTGGCTTCTTCTGGTTCCAAGCCTTCGGTAATGTCACCACTAGTAAAAGTATCTACATTTGCTTGCATTGGTATACATGATATTTGATCTTCCGATAACTGCATTCCCTTTGGACAGGAGCAAACATAACTCCCATCAGTATTGTGGCAGAAGTGGGCACATGGAGATTGAGCACACTCATCTATATCCGAGCAAGTGGTATTGTCACTACTCATGGTGTATCCATTATTGCAGGAACAACGATAAGATCCAAGTGTGTTGAGGCAGCTTTGGGCACAATTGGAGTCGATACATTCATCAATGTCAATGCATTGTCTTCCCTGTTGTTGAAATCCAGTATTACACTTACATAGGAAACTTCCAACAGTATTGATACAAGTCTGACTGCATGGTCCATCTAAACATTCGTCGATATCTATGCAATGTGCTTTATTTTCTGCTAACTTAAAACCACTAGCACATGAACATTCAAAGCCATATTGTTGGTTAATACAAGTCTGCTCACACGGATTAGACTGGCAGTGGTCAGGGCTCACACAAGACACTGAGTCAGGAGCTAAGACATAGCCATCTCTGCATCTACAGGAGAGGGATTTGTTCTGCAGATACTCTACACATTCATGTTCACATCCGCCATTGTTGTACTTACAGCCCAGTTCCTCCGAAGCACAAAAGGGTCCATTAGATTTCTTGTCCAAGCGAGTATTACTCCACTGATAAACATTAGTTTCATCTGATTTCATACAAAACAACAAAGGTCCTGTATATTCTCCATTATGACCACAAGTCACAGAAGCTGAAGAGCCATGTGGAACCAAGTTCAAAGAAGAACTTTCGATATCAAAAGGAGTGTTATACTCAACATGTCCGGGGCCGGCCAGAGCAACCTGAGGGCACATGCCCTGGAAGGTAAATTTGCAGATGTAGCCATCAACAAGAGAAGAACATGATTCATCAGACCACTTATAATTATCTGGTGAGTCCATGTGAAGCTTCATACTAACACATCTTTCCCTTAAACAAGTCTTTTTTGGCTCATTCAACCAGTTGGAGTACTGACCTTCCTTTGCATCTTGAGAATCCGTGatccaggaaaacccctttagagcTTGAACAATATAAACACATGACTTGGCTTTTAGATGAAGTCCAATCCAAAGCTTTGACGATGGAATAGATGGTTCAGCATTGGTGAATTTAGCAAGTAGTCGGTAAACTTGCTGGGCTTCTTCTTCGCTGTGTATGGTCAGAAGGGTACCTCCCCTGTTTTTACACTCCTCATTTGCTTTAGAAAATATTTCTTGGCTCAGGTGGACAGTGTAGCAGGCATCTTTAGAGCAGATGGCTTCACTTTGTTCTTTCTTAGGTATCGCATAAGTATAAAGTAAGGATACCAAAAAGGTAAGGACTGATAGTGAAGTGACCATTCTTTTCTGCTCTCCTCCAGATCGATCCTTAACGGTGACTTTTCACAAAGTAAATGAAGAGATTGAAGTTAAGGAGTGAGTGTCTAGAGAGTAAGTCATTAGAAATGTATATCCTCCTTCCTATAGTAGAGGTCTGCTTGCATCCTGTGTTGTCGTTGATCCTATTCTTCTTCAAGGAACTCGACTTCCTGTACACGGCTGCCCTTCTATTGTTTTCCTTGCTCTTCAGAGCTGTTATTTTCTAATGTTGTGCTCAGCATGAAGAGATATTAAAGTTATTAGACTAAGTGTTCCTCAGGATAAGACGGGTTATGCCTGTGACAAGCGTTCTGATATGTGAATAGTTGAACGTTTACACTGACATTTTTGGAGATCTTGGAAAATATTCCTAATATAAGTATGAGGAGATACAGTATCTATTTTTGTAGGCTATGAAGGATGAGAAAAAACATTGGGCAGTTTCTACAAATAATACCAGGCATACATAGCATTTTAACTTTCCTTCATAATCTCTAAATCAACTTGTAAGGAACTTGCATCATGACCGGGTCGTGAGAACCAAAACTTTATCCATTTTTTACCCATGATGTTGCCCTTAAATGATGTAGCCGTGCAACATAACGTAAGAAATTCATGCTTTTCTTTACCTAGAACAGTGGTTTGCCAAAAAAGTAATCTGAGTGGTGAATGTGTATTTCTTTAGTGAAATACTGTACATCAGTTATGCCAGGCCAGACAACAGCAAATTGAATGGAGATGGCCAAGTATAACGAACTCATTCTGCTACTAGTAACCCTTAATGGAGAGAGCTATACCTTTCCATTATATCCAGTGGATTGGATCTATGTGGCAAGTAGTGAAAAGTCAGGATCCAGGCCTTTCAGGTATTTATGTGTCTCCCCTGCTGTCCCCTAACCACCAACATCATCATTTCCACAATTCAGTGCTGTATCCTGACCATACTTGTAACTCTTCATATCAACTCATATGACCACACTGGAAATACACTCGGCTACATATAATCACAATTGCCAAATGTAAGGTAATTTTTGTAGTAGCTAAAGCGTGGCCAAAACCGGTTTATGCAACAATAGAATTGTTTAAATAGTAAAGAATTAGGGTGCTTCTATAATCAAGTCACAGAAAAGACCTCCACCCCATTGACAAGTTGGCAGGAACGtaaaaaacctgtcaccaggaatgtaaaatTAAGCTGATGACAAGTTTCAataacctatgctatgctgatttaaaaataatcattgtcagcattctgaatactgccgctactttataaaactttatttcacattacctggctccctgccagcagcatgtggtaagtCCCAGGTGACTCAGTCTCTTTCATACATTTTCCTCTCCTACACAATATCCTTCTCCCCTGTCTGCTAAATGCACATGGCAGGAATAGGAGAGGACTGGAGGGAGCTGGatgtgtgtggagtagaggaacaATGTATGAgaaacaggctgctgcagctgaacTCTCCGAACCTCCGGGACTCACCACTCGCTACCAGCTCTCTGGCAGGTAAtgtgaaaattttttttattaattactgaaatgattcaaaatgctgacaaaggcatttttaaagtcagcatagcataggctattggagcctgtcaccagctaaaaatgtaaTTCCTTGTGATGGGTTTGCTTTAGAAGAGCTAATCAAAGCATCAATGAATGCCCACAATCCTCAAAGATCTAAAGCAACATTGTTTAGAAGAATTAGGTAACATTCTACCAGAGCTATATGGGGGACTGAGAAATGCGACCGCATCTtctgtaccccctcaagttatgcccctgggggAGGGTCATTTTTGGTACATGACTTTTTCATTTTGGATTTAATTTTGGTAAATAAATAATGACTTTGTGGAACCGTGGTTGTATCTAATTTATTTTAACGGGTAGATGCTGGGTCCGAGTGTTTCTTCTCGGagggggtaggaggatcaaagaacaGAGAAGAAACAAAAGCGCAAAAGACTCAAGTGTTTCTTTGATATGACAATGATAGGAAAAAAGATAATGACTCTCACCTGGTGTTTGGAAGAGTCTTGGCGTATGAACGAGCAGTTATGCTCTTAgatgtttttagatgtttttggGCATCGGGAGACGCTGACAGCCACGAGATTCAGGTTTTGGTCCGTTCTCACAGGAAGATGGACCAACAAGCCGATACAATGCAATACACGTGGAATGGGAGATCTCGTCAGTCACGGTGCTGCGATATCCAGAGGCCACTCGCAAAACTTTTTGTGAGTGGCCTCTGGATATCGCAGCGCCGTGACTGACGAGATCTCCCATTCCACGTGTATTGCTAATTTATTTTAAGACATTTTAATAACCTCTTTGTTATACCCTGCTACAAAGAACCTTAGAATTTCTTGTGTCTTTATTTCTGTAATTAGCTAcctaaaacacattttaggtagCTGTCACTAGACACTTCTGTTTTAAGCCATCAACTATCTCGGCTGACTCCCAAATACATGTGTAGGGAGAAGGAGATGTAGGAAGGGGGAGAAGTGGAAAAGTGTTCCCTAAggtggtattctcgtctgggcattcacattctgtttcattaatctgccatatataaacagtttttcaataagatgttatttaaaaaaatgttaaaaaagtgaagataatttcccataaatgtagttattttgtcccttagaaatgagatagcttccttggatacggccacctctgctggagggattgcacaaagaaacaaaaggtttttgtatatgaaatgtccaggagttactgaaaTGTCCCACAGTGTCATGTAGTAATGaatgctgaagccaggaggtcaggcaggactctatagcacatgtctggccactgctgccaaaatggtaGGTGGtggtatctgaggaagctatctggtttctaagggacaaaactactacatttatgagaaattatcttcacacagtaacatttttttaataaaatccaattgaagaaatgtttacatatggcaaatgaattaaatgaaatgtaaatgcccagatgggaacacccctttaaggatcgGGCTTTTGAAATCCGATTTACTATCAATGTCAAAGGAGTGTTGGGAGAGCCCATTGTAATCCATTGTTATCAGTTAGTTTCCCTGATATACACCTAGACCACCACAGACATCAGTTTGGTAACACATTTTACCAAATTCAGCTACAACTGCCAATGCTTTGCAGATAAATATGTCATGTCAATGGGAAGCTTTACTAATACTTACTAATACTGACTTACTAACATGAAATAAGATGAATTGCAAGAGAGTAAGTCAATCAAATCTAATGTTATAATGGAGAAATACTCCTTCAAAAGAAAATCTCAGAAAGGGCTCTTCTTAAGGACTTGAATATATCTCTAAGTAACTGTACTGTATTTAGGGCCAGCTGTCTGCTTGAGTACAATAGGTACATTTTAAGAATAGAAGGAACTGGCTCTTCCTGGAGGTTGAAAGTGACATCATCTCCGCACAAACAAAGTGGATCACTTAAGAGAAGTGTTTATGAAAGCAGTGCAATCTCTATGACCAAAGTAGCCACAAGAACAATGTTTATTTTTGTAAGAATCCCAGTGTCCGATGTTAACTGTCCAGTGAAATGTCCATGTGTTTACAGCAGAATGTACAGTCATATAGAGCCTGGGGCTACACTGTATGGAGAGATAAAAACTTAGGTTATATACTATGTGATCAATTCTAATCTAAAAGTAACCTTTTGGTGGTGACCACCTAAATTATCAAAGAAAAGGGATCTctgcaaaaaaaagaaattctCGGAGGGAAGTGTCTAATATCCTGAAGTGAAGAAGTCATCTCAGTTAAATATTCTTTAGATGGGTTgctcttcttaaaggaaat contains the following coding sequences:
- the LOC140121209 gene encoding complement component C1q receptor-like, which produces MVTSLSVLTFLVSLLYTYAIPKKEQSEAICSKDACYTVHLSQEIFSKANEECKNRGGTLLTIHSEEEAQQVYRLLAKFTNAEPSIPSSKLWIGLHLKAKSCVYIVQALKGFSWITDSQDAKEGQYSNWLNEPKKTCLRERCVSMKLHMDSPDNYKWSDESCSSLVDGYICKFTFQGMCPQVALAGPGHVEYNTPFDIESSSLNLVPHGSSASVTCGHNGEYTGPLLFCMKSDETNVYQWSNTRLDKKSNGPFCASEELGCKYNNGGCEHECVEYLQNKSLSCRCRDGYVLAPDSVSCVSPDHCQSNPCEQTCINQQYGFECSCASGFKLAENKAHCIDIDECLDGPCSQTCINTVGSFLCKCNTGFQQQGRQCIDIDECIDSNCAQSCLNTLGSYRCSCNNGYTMSSDNTTCSDIDECAQSPCAHFCHNTDGSYVCSCPKGMQLSEDQISCIPMQANVDTFTSGDITEGLEPEEATRSSTNLPTPMVIHPTEDSQGQIIQSTPMPTETDIFGGNNSVNQVTSTHGGSEIPVLLISIICACAVLLLMIIIGGVLCHRKRNAKKNESEKPPSATDNYRWVPDEKGEKAGGNDYR